From a region of the Hemibagrus wyckioides isolate EC202008001 linkage group LG14, SWU_Hwy_1.0, whole genome shotgun sequence genome:
- the ireb2 gene encoding iron-responsive element-binding protein 2 has protein sequence MALTSSHQDHPFGHLIESLPSEKNEVRKYFNPHKLGDPKYERLPFCIRVLLEAAIRKCDGFYVKQGDVYSVLNWEECQNEAEIPFSPARVLLQDFTGIPAMVDLAAMRDAVAKIGVDPNLVNPKCPTDLIVDHSLQIDFSKCAIQNAPNPGGGDGQGPGPRSVPGRPAPRGHHASSSAQCGGQRGGCSKGSCTDLPARATSVQIENTPLLCPFHLKPVSEPETALKNQEMELIRNKERLQFFKWCSKAFKNVSVVPPDIGSVHQVNLEYLSRVVQESEGFIYPDSVVGTDSHTTMINGLGVLGWGVGGIESEAVMLGQPVSFTLPQVVGCKLVGSVSTLATSIDIVLGITKHLRQAGIGGRFVEFFGPGVSQLSAADRTTIANMCPEYSATVSFFPVDDVTLKHFKQTNFTEEKLEVLETYLKSVKLFRGLTDPSEDPHYTEVIEINLSSIVPYVSGPKRPQDRVPVTCMKEDFLNCLNEKVGFKGFHVPKEKQSTTVAFQHDGTEYALSHGSVVIAAVISCTNNCNPSVMLTAGLLAKKAVEAGLTVKPYIRTSLAPGSGMVTHYLNASGVLPYLSQLGFEVIGYGCATCVGNTAPLPESVVDAIKQGDLIACGVLSGNRHFEGRLCDCVRANYLASPPLVVAYAIAGTIGINFDKEPLGVNGEGKEVFLKDVWPTKEEVQHVEEHMVIASIFTELRSRMQKGSTFWNNIDAPDTKCFQWDSKSTYIRCPPFFNKLSKDICPPGSIDNAHVLLFLGDKVTTDHISPAGSIARSSAAAKYLQSKRLTPREFNSYGARRGNDAVMTRGTFASIKLLNLLVGKPGPKTVHVPTGQTLDVFEAAERYQRDGVPLIILAGKDYGSGSSRDWTAKGPYLLGVRAVIAESFEKMHKNHLVGMGIAPLQFLPGQTAASLGLSGKEKISISIPEQITHQQELTVLTSTGKSFSVVALFENEMDVTFYRHGGILKYVARSMLK, from the exons ATCACCCGTTTGGCCATTTGATTGAGTCTTTGCCAAGCGAGAAAAATGAAGTTAGAAAATATTTCAATCCTCACAAGCTTGGAGATCCCAAGTATG AGCGGCTGCCGTTCTGTATCCGTGTGCTGCTGGAAGCTGCAATCCGGAAGTGTGATGGCTTCTACGTCAAACAGGGGGACGTGTACAGTGTCCTGAACTGGGAAGAGTGTCAGAATGAGGCAGAGATCCCCTTCTCTCCAGCACGAGTGCTGCTGCAGGACTTCAC GGGTATTCCAGCCATGGTGGACCTGGCAGCCATGAGAGATGCTGTAGCTAAGATTGGTGTCGACCCCAACCTCGTCAACCCCAAATGTCCCACTGACCTTATAGTAGATCACTCACTACAGATTGACTTCAGCAAGTG TGCCATCCAGAACGCCCCTAACCCtggtggaggtgatgggcaGGGGCCGGGGCCTCGCTCTGTTCCTGGACGTCCGGCTCCACGTGGACATCACGCCAGCAGCAGTGCTCAGTGTGGAGGCCAGAGAGGAGGCTGCTCCAAGGGATCTTGTACCGACTTACCCGCTAGAGCCACCTCAGTACAGATTGAGAACACGCCGCTTCTGTGTCCTTTCCATCTAAAGCCAGTCTCTGA GCCAGAGACAGCTCTCAAAAACCAGGAGATGGAGCTgattagaaataaagaaagacttCAGTTCTTCAAG TGGTGTTCGAAAGCATTTAAGAACGTGAGCGTGGTTCCTCCAGACATTGGCTCAGTACATCAGGTTAATCTGGAGTACCTGTCTCGCGTGGTACAGGAGAGTGAGGGTTTCATTTACCCTGACAGTGTAGTGGGCACAGACTCCCACACCACCATGATCAATGGCCTTGGTGTACTTGGCTGGG GAGTAGGAGGTATAGAGTCAGAGGCAGTAATGCTGGGTCAGCCGGTCTCTTTCACGTTGCCTCAGGTTGTTGGATGTAAGCTTGTGGGATCCGTCAGCACTCTAGCTACTTCTATAGACATAGTCCTTGGCATCACGAAG cacTTGCGCCAGGCTGGTATCGGTGGAAGGTTTGTGGAGTTTTTCGGTCCTGGAGTGTCTCAGCTCTCTGCTGCCGACAGAACCACCATCGCCAACATGTGTCCTGAATACAGCGCCACTGTCAGCTTTTTTCCTGTAGACGACGTCACACTCAAGCACTTTAAACAGACCA actTCACAGAAGAGAAACTTGAAGTCTTGGAGACTTATCTTAAATCCGTGAAGCTGTTTCGGGGCCTCACTGACCCGTCAGAGGATCCACATTATACTGAG GTCATAGAAATAAACCTGAGTTCCATCGTCCCCTATGTGAGTGGACCCAAACGGCCACAAGACCGAGTACCTGTCACCTGCATGAAGGAGGATTTCCTTAACTGCCTCAATGAAAAG gTCGGTTTTAAAGGGTTCCACGTTCCGAAGGAAAAGCAAAGCACCACGGTGGCGTTTCAGCACGATGGCACCGAATACGCTCTCTCTCACGGATCGGTCGTCATCGCTGCCGTCATCAGCTGCACCAACAACTGCAACCCTTCTGTCATGCTCACTGCAG GCCTGTTAGCGAAGAAAGCAGTGGAGGCAGGTCTTACTGTGAAGCCTTACATCAGGACCAGCCTCGCTCCAGGAAGTGGCATGGTTACACACTACCTCAATGCCAGCGGAGTGCTGCCTTACCTCAGCCAGCttgg GTTCGAGGTGATTGGTTATGGATGTGCCACCTGTGTAGGAAACACAGCACCTTTACCTGAATCTGTAGTAGATGCCATTAAACAG GGAGATTTGATCGCTTGTGGAGTGTTGTCCGGTAACAGGCATTTCGAGGGACGTCTCTGCGACTGCGTACGTGCCAACTACCTAGCCTCTCCCCCTCTAGTGGTGGCATACGCTATCGCGGGAACAATTGGAATCAATTTTGATAAAGAGCCACTCG gtgTGAACGGTGAAGGAAAGGAGGTGTTCCTGAAGGACGTGTGGCCGACTAAAGAAGAAGTGCAGCATGTAGAGGAGCACATGGTCATCGCCTCTATATTCACCGAACTCAGGAGCAGGATGCAG AAAGGGAGCACGTTTTGGAACAACATAGATGCTCCAGACACCAAATGCTTCCAGTGGGATAGCAAGTCCACTTACATTCGCTGCCCTCCGTTCTTCAACAAGCTT TCTAAAGACATTTGTCCCCCTGGGTCTATTGATAACGCACACGTTCTGCTGTTTCTGGGAGACAAAGTCACCACTGACCACATCTCTCCTGCCGGCAGCATCGCACGCTCCAGCGCAGCCGCCAAGTATCTACAGAGCAAACG CCTGACACCTCGCGAATTCAACTCTTACGGCGCACGAAGAGGCAATGATGCTGTGATGACTAGAGGAACTTTTGCCAGCATCAAACTCCTCAACCTTCTGGTGGGCAAACCCGGACCCAAAACCGTGCACGTCCCCACGGGACAGACG CTGGACGTGTTCGAGGCGGCGGAGCGTTACCAGAGAGACGGTGTTCCTCTCATCATCCTGGCGGGGAAAGATTACGGCTCGGGCAGTTCACGAGACTGGACAGCTAAAGGACCTTACCTACTG GGAGTGCGGGCAGTGATCGCTGAGAGTTTTGAAAAGATGCACAAGAACCACCTGGTAGGCATGGGCATCGCTCCTCTGCAGTTCCTCCCCGGCCAGACTGCTGCATCACTGGGGCTCTCTGGGAAAGAGAAGATCTCCATTTCCATCCCAGAGCAGATCACCCATCAGCAGGAGCTCACTGTGCTG aCCAGCACTGGAAAGAGCTTCAGCGTGGTGGCTCTGTTTGAGAACGAGATGGACGTGACCTTTTACAGACACGGAGGCATTCTGAAATACGTGGCTCGCAGTATGCTGAAGTAA
- the psma4 gene encoding proteasome subunit alpha type-4, which produces MSRRYDSRTTIFSPEGRLYQVEYAMEAIGHAGTCLGILANDGVLLAAERRNIHKLLDEVFFSEKIYKLNEDMACSVAGITSDANVLTNELRLIAQRYLLQYQEPIPCEQLVTALCDIKQAYTQFGGKRPFGVSLLYMGWDKHYGFQLYQSDPSGNYGGWKATCIGNNSAAAVSMLKQDYKEGEMTLSAALALAVKVLNKTMDVSKLSAEKVEIATLTRENGKTRIKVLKQKEVEELIKKHEAEEAKAEKDKKEKEQKEKDK; this is translated from the exons ATG TCTCGGAGATATGATTCCAGAACTACCATCTTTTCCCCTGAAG GACGTCTCTATCAGGTGGAATATGCTATGGAAGCTATCGGTCATGCTGGTACCTGTTTAGGGATTTTAGCCAATGACGGTGTGTTGCTGGCAGCGGAGAGGAGGAACATCCACAAACTACTGGACGAGGTGTTTTTTTCAGAGAAGATCTATAAACTTAACGA AGACATGGCATGCAGCGTAGCAGGAATCACGTCTGATGCCAACGTCCTCACTAATGAACTCAGGCTAATCGCACAGAG gtatcTCCTCCAGTACCAGGAGCCTATTCCTTGTGAACAGCTGGTAACAGCCCTGTGTGACATCAAACAAGCCTACACACAGTTTGGAG GTAAAAGACCGTTTGGTGTATCTCTGCTGTATATGGGCTGGGATAAACACTATGGCTTCCAGCTGTACCAGAGTGACCCCAGTGGAAACTACGGAGGCTGGAAGGCTACCTGCATCGGCAACAACAGCGCA GCTGCTGTGTCAATGCTGAAACAGGACTATAAAGAGGGTGAGATGACGCTCTCCGCAGCTCTCGCTCTCGCCGTTAAAGTGCTCAACAAGACCATGGACGTCAGCAAGCTCTCTGcagagaaag TCGAGATCGCAACGTTGACTCGAGAGAACGGTAAGACCAGAATCAAGGTCCTCAAACAGAAGGAGGTGGAAGAGTTGATCAAGAAGCATGAAGCCGAGGAGGCCAAGGCGGAGAAAGACAAGAAAGAGaaggaacagaaagagaaagacaaatgA
- the oaz2a gene encoding LOW QUALITY PROTEIN: ornithine decarboxylase antizyme 2a (The sequence of the model RefSeq protein was modified relative to this genomic sequence to represent the inferred CDS: deleted 1 base in 1 codon), whose protein sequence is MVNYSVELLLNSYCFGCLRKDRTLFDCQENMRDTEDSASLVSSRLHCSKQQAPGPLWCSDAPHPLTKIPSGRGTGRDLPLSVPLHKDDRLTVTRCGAASGTPSILHFQYKLSERRSSCWDTVLAANCLYLEIPSGGLPEGSKEGLTSLLEFAEESLKVGYVFLWFYKTREDRLSITKTFHYMGFEVVKPGHPLVPTRPDLFFMVYSMDNSSSDEE, encoded by the exons ATGGTGAATTACTCTGTGGAGCTGCTGCTGAATAGTTATTGCTTTGGTTGTCTGAGAAAAGACAGGACTCTATTTGATTGTCAGGAGAACATGCGCGACACCGAGGACAG TGCTTCTCTAGTGAGCTCCAGACTGCACTGCTCCAAGCAGCAGGCTCCAGGGCCTCTGTGGTGCTCC GATGCCCCTCACCCACTAACGAAGATCCCGAGTGGGCGAGGGACCGGAAGGGATCTCCCTCTCAGTGTACCTCTTCACAAG GACGACAGGCTGACTGTGACTCGGTGCGGTGCGGCGAGCGGAACCCCGTCGATCCTGCACTTCCAGTACAAGCTGAGCGAGCGGCGTTCCTCCTGCTGGGACACAGTGCTGGCAGCTAACTGTCTTTATCTGGAGATCCCCAGCGGAGGTCTGCCAGAAGGCAGCAAAGAGGG TCTTACCAGTCTGCTGGAATTTGCAGAGGAGAGTCTGAAAGTCGGCTATGTGTTCCTGTGGTTCTATAAAACCAGAGAGGATCGAT TGTCCATCACCAAGACCTTTCACTACATGGGTTTTGAGGTTGTGAAGCCTGGTCACCCTCTGGTGCCGACCCGGCCCGATCTCTTCTTCATGGTCTACTCAATggacaacagcagctctgatgagGAATGA